The following coding sequences lie in one Pan paniscus chromosome X, NHGRI_mPanPan1-v2.0_pri, whole genome shotgun sequence genomic window:
- the C1GALT1C1 gene encoding C1GALT1-specific chaperone 1, with the protein MLSESSSFLKGVMLGSIFCALITMLGHIRIGHGNRMHHHEHHHLQAPNKEDILKISEDERMELSKSFRVYCIILVKPKDVSLWAAVKETWTKHCDKAEFFSSENVKVFESINMDTNDMWLMMRKAYKYAFDKYRDQYNWFFLARPTTFAIIENLKYFLLKKDPSQPFYLGHTIKSGDLEYVGMEGGIVLSVESMKRLNSLLNIPEKCPEQGGMIWKISEDKQLAVCLKYAGVFAENAEDADGKDVFNTKSVGLSIKEAMTYHPNQVVEGCCSDMAVTFNGLTPNQMHVMMYGVYRLRAFGHIFNDALVFLPPNGSDND; encoded by the coding sequence ATGCTTTCTGAAAGCAGCTCCTTTTTGAAGGGTGTGATGCTTGGAAGCATTTTCTGTGCTTTGATCACTATGCTAGGACACATTAGGATTGGTCATGGAAATAGAATGCACCACCATGAGCATCATCACCTACAAGCTCCTAACAAAGAAGATATCTTGAAAATTTCAGAGGATGAACGCATGGAGCTCAGTAAGAGCTTTCGAGTATACTGTATTATCCTTGTAAAACCCAAAGATGTGAGTCTTTGGGCTGCAGTAAAGGAGACTTGGACCAAACACTGTGACAAAGCAGAGTTCTTCAGTTCTGAAAATGTTAAAGTGTTTGAGTCAATTAATATGGACACAAATGACATGTGGTTAATGATGAGAAAAGCTTACAAATACGCCTTTGATAAGTATAGAGACCAATACAACTGGTTCTTCCTTGCACGCCCCACTACGTTTGCTATCATTGAAAACCTAAagtattttttgttaaaaaaggaTCCATCACAGCCTTTCTATCTAGGCCACACTATAAAATCTGGAGACCTTGAATATGTGGGTATGGAAGGAGGAATTGTCTTAAGTGTAGAATCAATGAAAAGACTTAACAGCCTTCTCAATATCCCAGAAAAGTGTCCTGAACAGGGAGGGATGATTTGGAAGATATCTGAAGATAAACAGCTAGCAGTTTGCCTGAAATATGCTGGAGTATTTGCAGAAAATGCAGAAGATGCTGATGGAAAAGATGTATTTAATACCAAATCTGTTGGGCTTTCTATTAAAGAGGCAATGACTTATCACCCCAACCAGGTAGtagaaggctgttgttcagatatGGCTGTTACTTTTAATGGACTGACTCCAAATCAGATGCATGTGATGATGTATGGGGTATACCGCCTTAGGGCATTTGGGCATATTTTCAATGATGCATTGGTTTTCTTACCTCCAAATGGTTCTGACAATGACTGA